The Nostoc cf. commune SO-36 genomic sequence TACGATCCAGCAAGTGATCTAGAGAAAGCGATCGCGCCACATTCATCACTCGTTCTTGAATGATTTTTCGGTCAACCTTCCGCATTTGCAAGCCAAAACCGATATTTTCTGCCACACTCATGTGAGGATAGAGGGCGTAGTTTTGGAATACCATCGCCACATCGCGTTGTCTGGCTGGGATATTATTTACCAAGCGATCGCCAATATAGAGTTTACCTGATGTGGCAGTTTCTAAACCTGCGATCGTTCGCAAAATTGTAGACTTACCACAACCCGATGGCCCGACTAAAACCCAAAATTCGCCATCAGGAATTTCAAAGGTAATGTCCTCGATCGCGGTAACGTTATTGAATCTACGCTTAATATCTTCTAGACGAACGTTTGCCATTATCTGATTTGATATTTTCAGTTTGGGATCTGCGGCACTTCCAACTAAGTACTAAAAGATTTTATCCGCACCCTCGGAGAAACTGTGAAACTACTTTATAAATGCAGAAACTTGGTTATCCTGCACAACTCTAATCAGAAATTTTAGAGCCTCATTCACTGCATGGCATTGGAAAAAACCTATGCAAAATAAGGTTCTAAACGAATTTCTGTCTTACCAAAGCTTTTTCGTTCAGAACCAAACTTTCTGACTTTTAGGCTCTTTAAGTCATACTCTGATCGCAGACGGTAGCATGATATTTTTAACTTCTCACACATCCTCTAAACAAAGTTCAATTACTTCTTTAATATTAGCCATCAACTCATCAATTGTTTCTCCTTGACTGTAACAGGCTTCTAGCTGAGGGACTTCTCCGACATAGTAGCCATCTTCATCCCGTTCAATGATGACGTAGAATTCTCGCTTGGTGGGATTGATCATAATCTATTTGTCCGTAAGCTCAAAATCATTATTTTTCTGGATTCTTCAACCAAGCTGGGTGAGAAAGTAAAGAAGCAAAGACTCGTACCCCCCGAAGTTGATTAGAAAGGGGTAAGTGACCTTTAGGCGCGCTCAAATCCCAGGTAAACTCGTTAGGGTATCGCGTCCAGGTGTTACCTGCTTTCCAGCCAATTTTCGGCCAGAAATTCTCCCAATTTTTACCTAAACTTAACCAGATTTCTCGCTGCACTGAAAAACCAAATTTACCTTCAGAGTGGACTAACCAGAGGTTGTTAATGGTTTGCAAGTCAACAGCCGAGGTATTTTCTACCTCAGTAAAGTACAACCATTTTCGTTGTACAGCCGTTGGCCCTGACAGTTCACACATTTTTTCGATGGTGACGCGATCGGCTGCTTGGAAGTCTTGAACAGCAAGTAGCTGTTGCAAAGAATTGTAGTTAATCCCGCACTCTGATTTTAGAGGTACAATTCCCTCAGGAAAACAAGAGCGCAAAAATTCTTTGGCTTGAGGTGCATCAGAGTTATAGAGGACTTGGTAAGCTTTGCCATCAATCCAAGTCGCTGGGTTTTCACGTCGTTTCAGTAAAAATTCCATCAACACGTCTAATCCCTCATTACCTAACTCAGCTAATTGTGGGATTATCTGTTGTTGGACTTTTTCAGACCCGGCGATTAACGGTTGTCGGAGGGAGTCGATGTCATTTGCAGGGTCTGATAAAATCATTGGGTCTGTCATGCCATTCTTGTTTTAACGGTCAGTGAAAGAGTGGTAAGCTATCGCGCTTTACCTTGGAAAAGCATTGATAGCGAAAAGTAGTTTACTATTTTTGATCGTACAAAATTGCGATCGCTTCACTCAATCCCACACTTAATCCCCAAATAATGTACAAGGAGAATAGGGGGAAAATCTTTGCCTTATGGCTTGGTGAACAAAAGACATAGCAAAATATACAAGCCTGCCACATAAGATTTTTTGAATAGCAGCGTATCGATTAGGAGTGTGTGAACGATGTACGAAAAGATTACCCCCCCCGCAGCCGGAGCAAAAATCACCTTCAAAAATGGTGAACCAATCGTACCGGACAATCCAATTATCCCCTTTATTCGCGGCGATGGTACAGGTATCGATATTTGGCCTGCTACCCAAAAAGTTCTTGATGCTGCGGTAGCCAAAGCATATAAGGGTCAGCGTAAAATTAGCTGGTTCAAGGTTTACGCTGGGGATGAAGCTTGTGATTTATACGGGACTTATCAGTATTTACCTCAGGACACTCTCACGGCAATTGAAGAATACGGTGTGGCTATTAAAGGGCCTTTGACTACTCCCGTTGGGGGAGGAATCCGTTCTTTAAATGTGGCACTACGACAAATTTTTGACTTGTATGCCTGCGTGCGTCCTTGCCGTTACTATGCAGGTACGCCTTCACCCCACAAAAACCCCGAAAAGCTGGATGTAATTGTTTATCGGGAGAACACAGAAGATATTTATTTAGGCATTGAGTGGCGACAAGGTAGCGAAATTGGCGATCGCTTAATTAAACTTCTCAATGAAGAATTAATCCCCGCCACCCCAGAACATGGGAAAAAACGCATTCCTCTTGATTCTGGTATTGGCATTAAACCCATCAGCAAAACTGGTTCTCAGCGCCTAGTTAGACGCGCCATCAAACACGCTTTGCTATTGCCCAAAAACAAGCAACAAGTGACTTTGGTGCATAAGGGCAACATCATGAAGTACACCGAAGGCGCTTTCCGCGACTGGGGTTATGAACTAGCAACCAGTGAATTTCGCCAAGAAACTGTCACTGAACAAGAATCTTGGATTTTGAGTAACAAGGAAAAAAATCCCAATATTTCCTTGGAAGAAAACGCCCGCCAGATTGAGCCTGGGTTTGATAATCTTACTCCAGACAAGAAAGCGCAAGTTGTCAAGGAAGTTGAAACTGTTCTTAACACAATTTGGGCAAGCCACGGCGATGGCAAATGGAAAGAGAAAGTTTTGGTGAATGACCGGATTGCTGACAGCATTTTTCAACAAATTCAAACCAGACCGGATGAGTATTCGATTCTGGCGACGATGAACTTGAACGGCGATTATTTATCTGATGCGGCGGCTGCCATTGTTGGGGGTTTGGGAATGGGGCCAGGAGCAAATATTGGTGATTCTAGTGCCATATTTGAAGCTACCCACGGCACAGCACCCAAACACGCCGGCTTAGATCGGATTAATCCTGGTTCAGTAATTTTGTCTGGTGTGATGATGCTGGAATTTATGGGTTGGCAAGAAGCCGCAGACCTAGTTAAGAAAGGTTTAAGCGATGCGATCGCTAATAGTCAAGTCACCTACGATTTAGCCCGGTTGCTAGAACCACCAGTTGAACCCTTAAAATGTTCTGAATTTGCCGACGCAATTATTCAGCATTTTGGTTAAGTTTACTAGGGTTAATTAGTCGAATCAAAAGACCTCTCCCTGGTTTTACTACGCAAAACCTGTCCCTCTCCGAGTCGGAGAGGGACAAAGTTAAACTTTAATTTTTGTAACTAATTTAGTAAGCAAAATGGCATTTTACTTGCGGAAAACACCAAAATGAGAAAGCAAACTGGGGTTTGAGTAAGTCAAATGGCATTTTGAGAAAGCAAAAGCTTATTTTACTTGCAGAAAACACTGAAATGAGAAAGCAAACTGGGGTTTGAGTAAGTCAAAGCTGCTTTTGCTTGCGGAAAACACCAAAATGAGAAAGCAAACTGGGGTTTGAGTAAGTCAAAGCTGCTTTTGCTTGCGGAAAACACCAAAATGGGAAAGCAAACTGGGGTTTGAGTAAGTCAAAGCTTATTTTGAGAAAGTAATTGCGGATTTTGCTTATTAAATTTAGTCAAAATATGAAGTTTAGATAAAATTATTGAAAAAATTACTGATAAATTTTGATCTGCTAGATTTCAATACGGTTTGGATAAGGTTTTTTGATGACACGCCGTTAATTGTAGAGACGGCGATTTATCGCGTCTCTTGCTTTAACCGAACCGTATTGCGTCAGATTTAAAACTAGTCAAAAAACAAAGTCCCCGACTTTTCTAAAAAGTCGGGGACTTTGTTTTGGGGCAATTCCCTATAAAGCAATACGCTTGGGTTAAGGCTTCACTTTTTGTCAAAGTCAATTTTTTAACGAACCGCAAAGTACGCAAAGTACACAAAGGAAGAGAAGGAAGAAATGCTTAACTGAACTGTATTGCCCTATAAAGTTTCCGTTATTCGGATTTAGAGTTATCGAGAACTCGGCGCAAGTTCTCCATTAATTCGGATTTAACGCAATCGGTAATTGCTTTACCTGTGATTTTGCTAATTTATCAGGTGCGATCGCTCCATTCTCTGTAATGATGGCTGTAATCAACTCAGCCGGAGTCACATCAAAAGCTGGGTTGTAAAAATTTACACCTTCAGGTGTGAGAATGGTATCGCCAACTTGATAGATTTCTGTTGGTTCGCGTTCCTCGATGGGAATTTGGCTGCCATCGGCTAATTCAAAATCAACGGTGGAAAGGGGTGCAGCGACAAAGAAGGGGATATTATGTGCCTTAGCTGCGATCGCCACACTATATGTACCAATTTTATTAGCAGTGTCACCATTAGCAGCAATGCGATCAGCACCCACAACTACAGCATGAATCAAACCCTGTTTCATGCAATGGGCTGCCATATTATCAGTAATTAATGTAACTGGAATACCTTCTTGCACACATTCCCAAGTGGTGAGTTTTGCACCTTGCAAACGAGGACGGGTTTCATCGGCAAATAAACGTTCCAAACGTCCTTCCCTCCATGCAGAACGCACAACACCTAAAGCAGTGCCATAACCAGCAGTAGCTAATGCCCCGGCGTTGCAGTGAGTAAGTAACCTTAGCTTTTCTGGGGTATTAGGTAACACTGCCAAACCATGATCGCCGATCGCTTGACAGGTTTGCAAATCTTCAATATTAATTGCTTGGGCTGTTTGGAAAAGGGTTTCTTTAATATCTTCTACTGTTCCCAGCGTTTCGTAGGCAGCTTTGATCATCCGACTAATTGCCCAAAATAAATTTACCGCCGTCGGACGAGTAGAACGCAACAACTGGGCAACTTTATCTAAGTGTTGCAAAAATTCGGTGCGATCGCTAGTTTCAATTTCCCTTGCACCAAGATACATTCCATAAGCCGCAGCTACACCAATTGCTGGCGCACCTCGCACAATCATCGTTTTAATTGCCCGCGCCATATCTTCACTGCGGTGAATTTCGACAAATGTATATTCGTTAGGTAGGCGGGTTTGGTCAATTAGTGACACTGAGTCGTTGTGCCAAATAACGGGATAAACCTGGTTTGTAGAAGGTGTCACGTCGCTTTGCTCCGAATTCAAAATTAAAAATTCAAAATTTAAAAGTCATAGGAAGATATTGGGTATTGAGGATTGGACATTTTCACCTCTTCCCCTACTTCTTCCTAATCTTGAGACTATTTGGGAAAGTAGGCAATAATCATAGCAACTTCAGATTGCGAGCGATCGCTTCTGGTATCCGCCCTAAAAGCGAAGCTAGTTGAGTCTATCTATTTACTTGAAATCAGAATTTTACATAAATTTTGAAATTCTGATTTCTTGATCCAAGTTCCTATCTGTGCCAGTTGCTTTCCAACTTTATTCTCTAGTTTCCAATTTTATTCTCGTTTTACGACACTATAACTGATACGAAGCCGTCAAAGCCACTGCCAAAGCATC encodes the following:
- the mtnA gene encoding S-methyl-5-thioribose-1-phosphate isomerase, with product MTPSTNQVYPVIWHNDSVSLIDQTRLPNEYTFVEIHRSEDMARAIKTMIVRGAPAIGVAAAYGMYLGAREIETSDRTEFLQHLDKVAQLLRSTRPTAVNLFWAISRMIKAAYETLGTVEDIKETLFQTAQAINIEDLQTCQAIGDHGLAVLPNTPEKLRLLTHCNAGALATAGYGTALGVVRSAWREGRLERLFADETRPRLQGAKLTTWECVQEGIPVTLITDNMAAHCMKQGLIHAVVVGADRIAANGDTANKIGTYSVAIAAKAHNIPFFVAAPLSTVDFELADGSQIPIEEREPTEIYQVGDTILTPEGVNFYNPAFDVTPAELITAIITENGAIAPDKLAKSQVKQLPIALNPN
- a CDS encoding type II toxin-antitoxin system HicB family antitoxin, which encodes MINPTKREFYVIIERDEDGYYVGEVPQLEACYSQGETIDELMANIKEVIELCLEDV
- a CDS encoding NADP-dependent isocitrate dehydrogenase, which encodes MYEKITPPAAGAKITFKNGEPIVPDNPIIPFIRGDGTGIDIWPATQKVLDAAVAKAYKGQRKISWFKVYAGDEACDLYGTYQYLPQDTLTAIEEYGVAIKGPLTTPVGGGIRSLNVALRQIFDLYACVRPCRYYAGTPSPHKNPEKLDVIVYRENTEDIYLGIEWRQGSEIGDRLIKLLNEELIPATPEHGKKRIPLDSGIGIKPISKTGSQRLVRRAIKHALLLPKNKQQVTLVHKGNIMKYTEGAFRDWGYELATSEFRQETVTEQESWILSNKEKNPNISLEENARQIEPGFDNLTPDKKAQVVKEVETVLNTIWASHGDGKWKEKVLVNDRIADSIFQQIQTRPDEYSILATMNLNGDYLSDAAAAIVGGLGMGPGANIGDSSAIFEATHGTAPKHAGLDRINPGSVILSGVMMLEFMGWQEAADLVKKGLSDAIANSQVTYDLARLLEPPVEPLKCSEFADAIIQHFG
- a CDS encoding GUN4 domain-containing protein, which translates into the protein MTDPMILSDPANDIDSLRQPLIAGSEKVQQQIIPQLAELGNEGLDVLMEFLLKRRENPATWIDGKAYQVLYNSDAPQAKEFLRSCFPEGIVPLKSECGINYNSLQQLLAVQDFQAADRVTIEKMCELSGPTAVQRKWLYFTEVENTSAVDLQTINNLWLVHSEGKFGFSVQREIWLSLGKNWENFWPKIGWKAGNTWTRYPNEFTWDLSAPKGHLPLSNQLRGVRVFASLLSHPAWLKNPEK